The genomic stretch TGGAGGCCACAAGATGACCATGTGTGGACCCCACGTGGTGAAGATAGGCGAGTCCACGGGCAACGCCAGTGGCAATACGGTGGCGTATAAGCCAGTTTGCTTTTTCCGGCGGGGAGGATACGTAAGACCCGGTGCCGTTGTGTTGCTCCCACGTGTCAGTGCTCCAATCCTCCACGTTAGGCTCCCCCGTCGGCAGCTCGTGCAGCCACCTGCGCAGGTCGCCGTTCGCCATAAACTCGTACAAAACCAGCTTCTCCTTGcctgtaaaattattttaaaatatttacgaagttaatagatattaattaattttgtgaaGTACGGCATTGAAGTGAAGTCAATCCCGTGATCACATTTAATATGTTGGTTCAATTACTGTAAAAAACATTAGAACATGATTGGTGCTGTTACCGTACCAGCAATGCAGTAACCGGCGAGAGGCAGCAAGTTTGGATGTTTAAGCCTAGAGAGGTCGTCGAAGATGGCAATGGCGTCATCATGATGAATGTCTTTGGCAGTTTCCAGCACTTTGATTGTCACGTGGAGGTCATCTGGAAGAACGGCTCTGTAGAGTGGGCCAGATCTGCCCTCACCCAGCAATGAGTCTTTGCCGAAGTGTGACGTGGCAGCAATCAAGTCCTTGAAGGTCAAGCTCATCAACGGCTTAGAGCACATGATCACTGGAGCTGAGGTGGGTTCTTTGATGTCAGCTACCCATGATGTGCCTGACTCGGTCTCAAAAGCGAACGGCCCTGATTTCTCCATCTTGAAGGGGATTTGTTGAACCGGCTTGGAGATTGCCCATTTGTTTCTTCTGGCTAATATTCTTTTCCTTCTGTACATGCAAAAGATGATAAAAGCAGCCACCGATAGAAAAACAAAAGCGGATGAACAGGATAAACCAAGAATTAAAGCTTTGGCTTTATGACTTTTCTTCTGTTTCTTGGTGGGGTTGTGTTTTTGGACAGTTTTATGAGGTGGGGTTCTTCTTGAACCATGAATGTGATTGCCAGGGGTTTTTGAAGTATTGAAATTATCGAAATTTCCACCATGACTAAAAGCAGATTTTCCGAACTTTCGGTACTTATCGAGGCCAATGGAACCTGTGAATTTGTTGAGTGAAATATTCAAGAACTTGAGAGCACCAAGTGGGGGGAAATCAGAAGGGAAAGTGCCATTCAAGGAGTTGTTTGATACATCTAAATATTCCAATGAGTGAAGAGACGAAGCGGGTTTTATATTGGCTGAAATTTTGCAGCTTGAAATGTCAAGATGCTTTAAATTGGTGAGATTTGCAAACCCAGAAGGCAAAGTTCTCAAATCATTGTGAGAAATATCAAGAACTTTAAGCTTGGAAAATCCAGAGAGTTTGGCTAAGTTGGTGAACCTGTTATTTGAGAGATTAAGAACCTGAAGCGAAGTAGATGGGCCATTTCCCGAAGTGGTTGCAAAGCCAATGGTCCCTCCAAAtctatttttagataaattaacTTGAGCTAAACTTTGAAGAGACCAAAACCAACCTGGAACATAGCCATGAAGGGAGTTGTTTGAGAGATCAATAGTATGGAGCTGTGACATGTTCCTCAGAGAGGTCCACGAAACGCTGCCGCTTAGATTTCTGGAGGAAAGATTTAACACCTTTATCGGAGGATGTGAACAGTTGATCAGCTGAACTGGGCTTTTGAGCATAGAAATATTGAAGTTTGAGACAGACTTGAAAGCTTTGTAGACTTGTTCTTGGTCTTTGCTGTTACAAGTAGATTGTACCGACAAAACCAGCGAGAAGAGGAGCAAAACTCTGGCAAAAAAGACTTCCATGTCTTTCACCGCAAGTTCTAAACCTCTGCTGGCAACTCACTTCTTCTGGATCCCATACTGAAAGAGGGAAAGGGTTGAAGCTTAAAAGGGAGAAACGGTGCAGAGAGAttgagaaaaagagagagatagagGAGTTGGTGCTGTTGGTTTCACTGAAAAGGGGGTCAATAGTGAAGTAGGAATTGACGGTATTTACTCTTTCACCAACGGTGAAATGAAGTCAAGCTTCTTCTCCCGCTGGTGTTGTTGTTGTAGCTGTCTTGGTTGGATTGGTGGAACCACTCCTGTACTTTAGTTTAGCccaatttagtttatataatttgactcCGCTGACTTTCCAACTGGCTCAGTCATCTCTCAAAGTCTCCCTTTCAATTAGTTAAAccttattaaaagattaaacttaccataataaatggataaaatctcaaattcagCAATGAATTTTATCATTCTTGttccaaattaataaaatatttgctaataaatctccaataaattttgaatctatACTTGTATACTTGAATCCTCTTATGGAAATTCCCTCATCATTCATCCCAAAGCTTTGTTTCCAATGGTTTTTTATTGACCTGACTTGACTTTGCCACTAggataatctatctttataaattattttttttgagtcaattttttttattaaatcaaatataataaataaataaaactttaaatataataatctatcttataattattatatcaaataaataaaaattttaattttaatatattatcgataagttttaaacttatgtttttatctgtttagatatattaaatttatcattcaaattattttttgaggACAACTCACTCATCATTTGTTTTAGGGCTTTGCTTTCAATTGCTACATCATGTTGTGTGAATGAGATAAAAGTGCAATTGCTTTTGatcaagaaaaggaaatgaTGTTGTGTGTGCGAATGCTTAGTTCCTATAAACCCTATTGAGAAATTGATTAGACTTTCGTTGCCAATCTTTAATTTCATAGAATTGGCAAATCCATCAACGTACAAGTTGGATAATGTCGTGAAACAAGACAATAAGATTGACCCCAACTTGTTTTgcttttgtatataaaatacataatgaTATTCCTTTCCAACCTCCGGCCAAGAGAAGCCGCCACATTATCACAAATTATCATAAAGTATGAAGACTGACCTTGACTTAATCCCTAGTTTTGGGGTACCACTATACCTATATATACATGAATGAAGTATGAGCCCATCTTCCAAGTGCAAATCTCACCTGCTCTCTCTCAGGTGGGCTTTTGGCCAATACTTTATGTATTTGTGTTTTGAATTGTTATGGGGGGCAAGTTAAAAGAAATATGCCTAATCCATGAAATTCCAAACCAAAATTCCAATAGAATGACAGCTAAGCTTTGAGATTATGAGTATTACTATATAGAATAATGAACCCAAAACACTTCCACTCCCACTCCCACCTAAAAGTTAAGGCTTTCACATGATGCccaattgatattaaataaaaacatgacGCCTGCAAGCACATCTTTAATTGTTGGTGTTTACACATCGTAAGGAGTTGCTAGGAACATTAAATTGTGGTCACCCTTGAGGCTCCTCCCAGGTTTTGAAATGTGGGCAAGGTGGACAAGTAGAAGGACAAATGTAGGGTTCAAAAAGCCTGAAGCTTGCATAAATAGACAAGGCATGTTTGTTGTTGTGTTTCTGACTTCAAAATCCAGTGAAATGTGACTGCACAGTATTCACTCTTCACTCCTCATACAGACATACAGATAAATCAAGAGCTTTGATGCAGAGGAAAGATACACCAgtatgaaaaatacaaaattttcattaatgaaaatGTTTGATTTGTGTTTGTCTTTTGTTTTGCTTGTCTTTACTAGTGTTTTTGTTGTACAACCACTACAGGTGGGCTCATAATTTGTAGGCCCAAGTAAGTAATTAGTAGCTGGACTTTATACACAAAACAACGAGCTCTTCCTTCGTCgtaatttctcatttttatgACAATTTGACTGTCCAATTGTGTTTggttcaaataaataaaagattattatattttattattgaaattatcttatttgatttattagatAAGTTAACATGATATACGACCtgtaataatttatcttgtAGGGTATACAATTATTCTTTCATTGTTTGAGGTGTCAATTTACCTATTAAAATATCGTCTATCTTTATCCAAGATTCTAATATTGCAATTCTATTTTGGCCAAAGAACTGTTTTCCAcacaaactatgttgaattcttaaagttccctccattaactatagaaatattGTTTACCGacccatgaccagttaaatttaacggaaccctaacccctgaaaatttatcttatttcccccataaaagtttaaaaactaacttttctctcctaagccaaatttgaaaagatcacattctCCCccttaggatttagttttcaaaccctTTTACTTTCTCTAGCACCATCGtcggtcgtctctccctcccaacggtttctcttccactgaAGATCCTCTTCAACTCCACCCCAATCCATCCGACACCGAGAgacatcgtctgggaagagaaatcatcttctcagatgatgaagatgagattgATCGATCCTGTCTTCGTCGTTTGGGAAGCCAATTTCTCTTCTCAGACGATGTTTTTCGACGtcagatgggttggggtggagttgaggtggGCCGTTGGTGGAAGAGAAATAGTTGAGAGGGAGAGACAACTAGCGATGGCGTCGGAGAAAatgaaggggtttggaaactaaaccctaggggggaaatgtgatcttttcaaacttggtttagaagagaaaagttagttttttaaatttaggggtggaaataaaattatatttaagtttatttttaatattaaatataaaataacgattttatctttactactgttaattttaactgtttatgagtGGGTAAacgatattttcatagttaatagggagaactttgagaattcaacataatttgggtggaaaataatcctttggccttctaTTTTTGTCTAAATTACAGAGTAAATGAGCTTCTAGATGTAGGATTTCATTAATGATCCTTTTCAGGTCCTTGACTTGTCACAagaatctaaattttatattttcgtatatgaaaataaatatatatatatctttatatatcaGACATTCACTGATATAGAGATAATATGATAAtcactcttttttttaaatagtaaaaaattataaaaatagttttaattttattataattttatcccatataataaatttagtttatttaacCAAATGTTTGATTTGGGTTTGTCTTTTGTTTTGCTTGTCTTTACTAGTGTTTTTGTTGTACAACTACTACAGGTGGGCTCATAATTTGTAGGCCCAAGTAAGTAATTAGTAGCTGGACTTTATACACAAAACCACGGGCTCTTCCTTCGGccttaaaatctcatttttataacaatttgaCCGTTCGGGTGTGTTCggttcaaataaataaaagattattatattttattattgaaattaccttatttgattcatcaaataagttAACATGATATATGACCTGTAATAATTTATCTTGCAGGGTATACAACGATTCTTTCGTTGTTTGAGGTGTTAATTTACctattaaaatatcatctatCTTTATTCAAGATTCGAACATCACAATTCTATTTTTGTCTAAATTACAGAGTAAATGGGCTTCTAGATGCAGAATTTCATTAATGATCCTTTTCAGGACCTTGACTTGTTACATGAAtctgaattttatatttttacgtgtgaaaagaaatatatatatttgtatatatcagACATTCGTTGATATAGAGATAATATgataatcactttttttttatgcagtaaaaaattataaaaatagttttaattttattccatataataaatttagtttatttaaccaatcaaatgctAAGTGAAATTGGGAAagtaacccaaaaaaaaaaaaaaaaaaaaggaatttaagGAAATGGGGGGGCATGATTGGGCTGGCCCGAATTGGAGGAAACAAAGATGAAAAGAGATCCTACaaaattaaaaaggccaaataactatttcccacccaaggtttgatgttttctcaagtttctatgctttaactatggaaacaccaaacacccacctatggtcggttagatttaacaaaaccctaacccatgaaaatttaatctcattttcccctctaaaagtttaaaaactaacattttttcctaagctaagtttgaaaagatcgcatttccccccctagggtttatttccaaaccctttcactttctccggtgccatcgccgaccgtcttcccctcccgacgatttctcttccaccgacgatcCCCCTCAACTCCATCCCAACGCATCCGATGCAGAGAGAAGTCgcctgggaagagaaatcgtcttcccagacgattaAGACGAGATAAGACGACGAAGacaagatcgatcgatctcgtcttcatcgtctgggaagacgatcgtcttcccagatgaagacaacTCATCTTctcagaggacgacgagtcgtctcgtcttcgtttgggaagacgatcatcttcccaaatgacgacgactgggaagacaaCGAAGTTCTTTCGTTTTTCACaacttctccgactccgatcgaatgtccaaatgggaggaaagagatcgccggaaggagaggatgcttctggagggagaggtcgtcgacaatggagccagagatatcgtcggagattttaaaacgaaaccctaaggtgaaactgtgattttttaaaacttaagttgggggaaaattttagtttttaaagtttaggagggtaaaattagattctattttagtttatttttaatattatagagaaaataacgattttacccttaccatcattagagttttgttaaatttaaccggttatgggtaggtgtttggtgttttcatagttaaaaagtggaaacttgagaaaacatcaaaccttgggtgggaatagttgtttggccaattaaaaatttaaaatgcattGACATTTTGGTTAAGttggttaccaaaaaaaaaaaaaaaacaagacaTTTTAGTTAAGCGAGCacatgttattattattattagtttattacTATAATTGTGTTATGTGGAATCCAATTCACTTGCCAATTCCCATTTGGTTAGGCTCAGATGATTGTCAACACAGGCAGCAGCCAACTTGTTTGGCTACGTGGTTGGCTATGTCCGACTCCATGTAGTTAGGTGTTTCCGTAtgaataggccaaaggactgtGTCCCACTTAAGTTTAGGTGTATTCCAAGTTacactaattaaatttgaaaaatttaaaatctcatatataatgtaattatcattaaaacaataataaaattattattttttaataatatttaaaaataaaaaatttatttattttctcttttaaattttaaaaactaataattttacccttatttaaaatcttataactttgaaaaataatattttctccttcaaatttttttctttacctcttCGACCACCATTTTCGGCACTAACAATCTcccatttttatcttaaatctTTGATAAACTTATAGAAAGAACTCTAGAGTGGATCtctttattatcatttatttcaGATAGTCGGAGATAGTGAttaaaagggaagaaaaaaattctcaagttttaggagaaaaaatatgatttttcaaagttaaattttattaattttttaatattaatagtaaaatttatccttgtttcaaattaaaaaatttaacctcaATTGATCAATGGGTTTGATTTCAGATGTTTTAAACTCTATAAATATGACTTTTAGAATGTAACTAAACTTGAGGTGAAATAGTCTCCTGGCCATATGAATAATGAAGTTGGTTGCTTTTCaagtcaaaaaaataatttaataaaattatgtgggGCAAAGATATTtcgtttgattttttttaatcctttcaattatttcattaaaaaaaaataatttttttaaacaaattgaaCAGATGgataaaaatggtttttttcaaacttaacggATAGGAATTGTCATGttgtcaaaccttgggttgaaAAATAGTTGGCCCTTTTTCAGTCCCATGTTTCCCCATCAAATGAATATGGAGCACATGTAAAAACATATGTACGATGCGTTACAAGTGGGTTGCTGGACAATTTACACATTGGTCATTAACCTTTTGACCATGACACTTGACAgcatttattattcattaatacACCCTACCCCATATGCGGGGCCTATCtttgattatcaattttttCTCCATTTAATTATGGGTCAAATTGAAACTTACACTTTTATGCtgcataaaataataaaaattgaaatattcttttttaatagtaaaaaattaacatgaataaaattatgttattatttgagCGCGTTTAAACCATTTTAGTTATTTGATATAgttattattagaataaatttaaataatatcaatggatttatttatatttgaagattatttttgaaaaatttttgctcattaattttaaaaaattctaataactaattatatgttaattttgattataattgttaaaaaaaaattatcattttaaaattttatttaaaaataatttatcattttttatcttgattttaaaaattaataaatttttttataacttaattttaagaaaaatattttttgccCCCACCAATTAAGCTTTTACGGTTTGcatatttataattaacaattatccctatcaaaattcaaaattatatatttacacCCAAAAATCCATTTCCctttttaaataacctaactttTAAATGATTCTTTTTGATGCAACGTCAATCTCATAACTGATAAGTGATCGCTTTTATAAGTCTTGTTTCAGTGtggaaattacaaaaaaatccTGTCAGAAAGATTTAAATCGTAGTAGGCAAGACCCTTAAGGGGAAGATGACTTGTCTTCCAAGTTCAAACACGGAGATGATGAGAGCAAACAGTAGAAACGAGTAAGCTTATGTTACAGCCGGTAAGTGATTGAATAAGAACAGAAGCAGAAAACAAATTGCCGACGTGTTCACGTAAGCAGATGAAGTAACAACACGTGGTGTAACTGGTGATCCCGTTGTTATCTGGTTTGGAAATACTGGAAAGTCTAcgtttaaatttgaatctcaGATTTTTTGTGAAGAGAGCCGTTACACGTACACAATACCATACACCGCGTTCACTCTATCGCCGTCtcctttttcctctctttttacGCCACGTGGACACAACCGTCATTCTTTTTAAACACGGGCAGACTGGAAGAGTCAACTGTATTTGAGTCAATGCCAGAGTTTCCACGGGAGTGCAACGTTGCCTGACTTTTGGGAGGTCTTTGCTACTTGTAGAAACTATCGtccttaaaataaaacaaaaaaatatggaCACTCATaggtttgaaattaaaaaacaaaaaggaaagagGATATGCCTTTCCCTGCAAAAGCATCTGTTCTGTATCCAACCCTAACGTAGTTCTTTGTCACCAACACAAACACTAGCACAAAACTTCAACTTAAATGCGTTAACATCATCGTCATCTTTAGTACTTCAAATACCCTTTCCTCTTCTCACCTCTTTCACATCCCTAATTCTTTCATTCATGGCGCAACCCGCCACTCCCACCATCTCCAGGTCCAACTCCACACCCATCAAAGAACAAAGCCCTCTTTTAGGCCGCTACGAGGTCGGCAAACTTCTCGGCCATGGCACCTTCGCCAAAGTCTATCACGCTCGCAACATCAAGTCCGGCGAAAGTGTCGCCATCAAAGTTATTGATaaagaaaagattttgaaaagtgGACTCGTCGCGCACATCAAGCGTGAGATCTCAATTCTTCGAAGAGTTCGGCACCCCAATATCGTGCAGTTGTTTGAAGTGATGGCGACTAAGTCCAAGATCTATTTTGTTATGGAATATGTTCGGGGTGGTGAACTCTTTAACAAAGTTGCAAAAGGAAGATTAAAAGAAGATCTTGCCAGGAAATACTTTCAGCAGTTAATTTCAGCCGTCGGATTTTGCCATGCTCGTGGGGTTTACCATCGTGATTTAAAACCTGAAAATTTGTTGCTTGATGAGAATGGTGATCTTAAAGTTTCAGACTTCGGACTTAGTGCTGTCTCCGATCAGATTCGTCAAGATGGTTTGTTTCACACTTTTTGTGGGACTCCAGCTTATGTGGCTCCGGAGGTTTTAGCGAGAAAAGGTTATGATGCTGCTAAGGTAGATATTTGGTCTTGTGGggtcattttatttgttttaatggCTGGTTATTTACCTTTTCATGATCAAAATATCATGGCGATGTATAAGAAGATTTATAAGGGCGAATTTAGATGTCCAAGATGGTTTTCTCCTGAGTTAACTAGGCTTTTGTCGAGATTACTTGATACAAATCCTGAGACAAGAATTACTATTCCGGAAATCATGGAGTTCAGATGGTTTAAAAGAGGGTTTAagaatataaagttttatatagAAGATAATAAGCTTTGTAATGTTGAGGATGATGACCAGACAGATGTTGGATCATCATCTGATCAATCATTGTCCGAATCAGAATCTGAAATTGAAACAAGAAGGAAATTAACTTCTTTACCCAGACCTGCTAGTTTGAATGCTTTTGATATTATATCCTTTTCTCCTGGATTTGATTTATCTGGATTGTTTGAAGAGGGAGGAGACGGTGCAAGATTTGTTTCTGGAGCTCCGGTTTCAAAGATTATATCCAAATTGGAGGAGATTGCTAAGGTGGTGAGTTTTACAGTGAGGAAGAAGGATTGTAGAGTGAGTTTGGAGGGGTCGAGAGAAAGCGTTAAAGGGCCCTTGACAATTGCAGctgaaatatttgaattaacgCCGAAATTGGTGGTAGTCGAGGTAAAGAAGAAGGGAGGAGACAGAGGAGAGTATGAAGAATTTTGTAACAATGAATTAAAACCCGGGCTGCAAAATTTGATGACGGAGGAATCAGATTCTGCAGTTGTTTCGGCCATTGATACTTCTCATTTGCCCTCAGATACTGAATAGAGAGAGGGAGAAGGGAAAAGAGTAagcttttctctctctttttcattgCTGAG from Mangifera indica cultivar Alphonso chromosome 6, CATAS_Mindica_2.1, whole genome shotgun sequence encodes the following:
- the LOC123219273 gene encoding calmodulin-binding receptor kinase CaMRLK, with product MEVFFARVLLLFSLVLSVQSTCNSKDQEQVYKAFKSVSNFNISMLKSPVQLINCSHPPIKVLNLSSRNLSGSVSWTSLRNMSQLHTIDLSNNSLHGYVPGWFWSLQSLAQVNLSKNRFGGTIGFATTSGNGPSTSLQVLNLSNNRFTNLAKLSGFSKLKVLDISHNDLRTLPSGFANLTNLKHLDISSCKISANIKPASSLHSLEYLDVSNNSLNGTFPSDFPPLGALKFLNISLNKFTGSIGLDKYRKFGKSAFSHGGNFDNFNTSKTPGNHIHGSRRTPPHKTVQKHNPTKKQKKSHKAKALILGLSCSSAFVFLSVAAFIIFCMYRRKRILARRNKWAISKPVQQIPFKMEKSGPFAFETESGTSWVADIKEPTSAPVIMCSKPLMSLTFKDLIAATSHFGKDSLLGEGRSGPLYRAVLPDDLHVTIKVLETAKDIHHDDAIAIFDDLSRLKHPNLLPLAGYCIAGKEKLVLYEFMANGDLRRWLHELPTGEPNVEDWSTDTWEQHNGTGSYVSSPPEKANWLIRHRIATGVARGLAYLHHVGSTHGHLVASNVLLADNCEPKIAEFGLRQIGSKNMVEGSENSKNSPECDVYCFGAVLIELLTGKEGTEECVKWVRRMVKEGAAADALDSRLTLGALDSVSEMVESLRVGYLCTAELPGKRPTMQQVLGLLKDIRPSVELS
- the LOC123219278 gene encoding CBL-interacting serine/threonine-protein kinase 12, whose protein sequence is MAQPATPTISRSNSTPIKEQSPLLGRYEVGKLLGHGTFAKVYHARNIKSGESVAIKVIDKEKILKSGLVAHIKREISILRRVRHPNIVQLFEVMATKSKIYFVMEYVRGGELFNKVAKGRLKEDLARKYFQQLISAVGFCHARGVYHRDLKPENLLLDENGDLKVSDFGLSAVSDQIRQDGLFHTFCGTPAYVAPEVLARKGYDAAKVDIWSCGVILFVLMAGYLPFHDQNIMAMYKKIYKGEFRCPRWFSPELTRLLSRLLDTNPETRITIPEIMEFRWFKRGFKNIKFYIEDNKLCNVEDDDQTDVGSSSDQSLSESESEIETRRKLTSLPRPASLNAFDIISFSPGFDLSGLFEEGGDGARFVSGAPVSKIISKLEEIAKVVSFTVRKKDCRVSLEGSRESVKGPLTIAAEIFELTPKLVVVEVKKKGGDRGEYEEFCNNELKPGLQNLMTEESDSAVVSAIDTSHLPSDTE